One region of Chryseobacterium sp. SORGH_AS_0447 genomic DNA includes:
- a CDS encoding IS110 family transposase, with the protein MKTYFIGIDISKNTLDICMINDSDKQEIFFTVENTVKGIESILDKTFCEDGELRYCFENTGNYGLLLAGVLEQNEKTYYQVPALAIKLSQGIQRGKNDKTDAFRIARYAKVHSDELVASRLPKKGLLKVKHLLTYRNHLVKIRTQFKNQKKSFQHAGEVADVSYQTKHITAYIEQLNKDIASTEKEIQDEIENSEDISKNFEKITKIKGVGFLTAAYMVVLTDNFTSFKNPRKFNCYAGLAPFEHSSGSSIKGKTQTCKLRNKTIKTILFSGANAAVIHDEELKAYYKRKKQQGKPHKSIINAVCCKLVYRIFAVIKRDEPFVNLIRYNLHMS; encoded by the coding sequence ATGAAAACTTATTTTATTGGAATAGATATTTCCAAAAACACATTGGATATCTGTATGATTAATGATTCGGACAAGCAGGAAATTTTCTTTACGGTGGAAAATACGGTAAAAGGAATAGAAAGTATACTGGATAAGACTTTTTGTGAAGATGGTGAACTTCGGTATTGTTTTGAAAATACAGGGAACTATGGTTTACTTTTAGCAGGCGTGCTTGAGCAGAATGAGAAAACGTATTATCAGGTTCCGGCCCTTGCTATAAAGCTAAGTCAGGGAATCCAGCGGGGTAAGAATGATAAAACGGATGCCTTCAGGATAGCCCGTTATGCCAAGGTTCATTCCGATGAGCTTGTTGCTTCCCGGCTTCCTAAGAAAGGTCTTCTTAAAGTAAAGCATCTTCTCACTTACAGGAATCATCTGGTAAAGATCAGAACCCAATTTAAAAATCAGAAAAAGTCTTTTCAACATGCTGGAGAGGTTGCGGATGTAAGTTACCAGACAAAGCACATAACAGCCTATATAGAACAGCTTAATAAAGACATTGCCTCAACAGAAAAAGAAATACAGGATGAGATTGAAAACAGTGAAGATATCAGTAAGAATTTCGAAAAGATAACTAAAATAAAAGGAGTAGGCTTTCTTACAGCAGCTTATATGGTCGTACTGACTGATAATTTTACAAGTTTTAAAAATCCAAGGAAATTCAACTGTTATGCCGGCCTTGCCCCTTTTGAGCACAGCTCAGGATCAAGTATCAAAGGTAAAACGCAAACCTGTAAGCTTAGAAATAAAACAATAAAAACCATTCTCTTCAGTGGAGCCAATGCTGCTGTCATCCATGATGAGGAACTAAAAGCTTATTATAAAAGAAAAAAACAGCAGGGAAAGCCACATAAATCAATTATTAATGCGGTTTGCTGTAAATTAGTATACCGGATATTTGCGGTGATAAAAAGAGATGAACCTTTTGTAAATTTAATAAGATATAATTTGCATATGTCTTAG
- a CDS encoding DUF6443 domain-containing protein, translated as MKRKLNIFSLLLAAGLSYAQTGGLSAGENYVYTKNCLNEDCSRKTEAVEYSDGLGRSKQVIGIKSSPSGKDVVTPLEYDVFGRQVRSYLPIPQTGTQNGALYADPKAVAPQTYGSDPYFYSESVMESSPSAKILSGTKPGADYHGYSVNYGYEMNAAGEVKKYTVTTSWTNGATDNAITLSGNYSAGALVKTSVTDEDGHKTTEFKNGKGQTVLVRKENADTYYVYNKYGHLAYVIPPLAASQALTATLLNDLCYQYRYDSRGRQVEKKLPGKGWEYTVYDRQDRVLMTQDANMGASKQWLFTKYDKLGRAVYTGIFTSAQNYGSEGRQAEQVQANSASAPRNESRDTGGFSAGGVTAYYTNAVYPTAFTKILSIHYFDTYPSGSPARPSQIFSKATLGDNMADAVNTKNLPTASYVKNIEDDHWTKSYIWYDEKARAVGTYAVNHLGGFTQTESAPDFAGALQQTRVTHARLASDTPKVITQTFEYDAQNRLTKQWHQVDSRPQELLSENTYNELSQLTGKKVGSNLQDVSYSYNIRGSVTKVNDPASLGTDLFAYSLDYYTPASSASGKYSGNAAVNSWKTSQDQVLRSYTYQYDSLNRLTKGIYAEPGNSVPQNDFYGETADYDLNGNITALQRNGKNALGAISLIDNLNYTYASGNKLTSVTDDSGNYAGYPDVSGNTISYDDNGNMKDHIDKGILEIRYNLLDLPAYVKFDKSFVPRVNFGNASYNVNTQYLYRADGIKLKKTYTYGNGKTNAEVNTVTEYLDGFQYEATTTTGKLAMILKFVPTPEGYYDFEKNRYIYSYTDHLGNVRLSYFKNAGGSAEVLEENNFYPFGLKHEGYNQTAGNPSYNYQYNGKELQKETGWSDYGARMYMADIGRWGVVDPLAETSRRFTPYNYAYDNPISFIDRGWEESDGSK; from the coding sequence ATGAAAAGAAAATTAAATATATTCAGTCTGTTGCTGGCAGCGGGACTTTCTTATGCGCAGACGGGCGGGCTTTCCGCAGGCGAAAATTATGTCTACACCAAAAACTGCCTGAATGAAGACTGCAGCAGGAAGACGGAAGCCGTGGAATATTCCGACGGGCTGGGAAGATCCAAGCAAGTGATCGGCATCAAAAGCTCCCCAAGCGGGAAAGATGTGGTCACTCCCCTCGAATACGATGTTTTCGGAAGGCAGGTGAGGTCCTACCTGCCGATCCCGCAGACGGGTACCCAGAACGGAGCCCTCTACGCCGATCCGAAAGCCGTTGCACCGCAGACCTACGGCAGCGATCCGTATTTCTATTCCGAATCGGTAATGGAAAGCTCACCGTCCGCAAAAATCCTTTCCGGGACCAAACCGGGAGCCGATTATCACGGGTATTCCGTGAACTATGGTTATGAGATGAATGCTGCCGGTGAAGTGAAAAAATATACGGTGACGACTTCATGGACAAACGGGGCAACAGACAACGCCATTACACTTTCCGGAAATTACAGTGCCGGGGCGCTGGTGAAAACCTCCGTTACCGATGAGGACGGCCACAAAACCACGGAATTTAAAAACGGGAAAGGGCAGACGGTTCTCGTAAGAAAAGAAAACGCAGATACCTATTACGTCTACAACAAATACGGGCACTTAGCTTATGTAATTCCTCCACTGGCAGCTTCCCAGGCACTGACCGCCACTTTGCTAAACGACCTCTGCTACCAGTACCGGTACGACAGCCGGGGCAGGCAGGTGGAGAAAAAGCTGCCCGGCAAAGGCTGGGAATATACGGTGTACGACCGGCAGGACCGTGTCCTGATGACCCAGGATGCCAATATGGGCGCATCGAAGCAGTGGCTGTTCACGAAATACGATAAGCTGGGAAGAGCGGTGTATACCGGGATCTTCACCAGTGCGCAGAACTACGGAAGCGAAGGCAGGCAGGCCGAACAGGTACAAGCCAACAGCGCTTCGGCGCCCCGGAACGAAAGCCGGGACACCGGAGGCTTCAGTGCCGGCGGCGTAACGGCATATTATACCAATGCCGTATATCCTACGGCTTTTACAAAGATCCTGAGCATCCATTATTTCGATACTTATCCTTCAGGAAGCCCGGCCCGGCCGTCCCAGATTTTTTCCAAAGCGACCCTCGGGGACAATATGGCCGATGCCGTAAATACCAAAAACCTTCCTACAGCTTCCTATGTGAAGAATATTGAGGATGACCACTGGACGAAAAGCTATATCTGGTACGATGAAAAGGCAAGGGCGGTAGGGACCTATGCGGTAAACCACCTCGGGGGATTTACCCAAACGGAATCTGCCCCGGATTTTGCCGGTGCCCTGCAGCAAACCAGGGTTACCCATGCAAGGCTGGCTTCCGATACACCTAAAGTCATTACCCAGACCTTTGAGTACGATGCGCAGAACCGCCTGACAAAGCAGTGGCACCAGGTCGACAGCCGCCCACAGGAGCTTCTTTCCGAAAATACCTACAACGAGCTTTCGCAGCTGACGGGTAAAAAGGTGGGCAGTAACCTCCAGGATGTCTCGTACAGCTACAACATCAGGGGTTCGGTAACTAAGGTGAATGACCCTGCTTCCCTGGGAACGGATCTTTTTGCCTATTCCCTGGATTATTACACCCCGGCCTCTTCCGCTTCAGGGAAATACAGCGGGAACGCAGCGGTCAACAGCTGGAAGACTTCCCAGGACCAGGTGCTCAGAAGCTACACCTACCAGTATGACAGCCTGAACAGGCTGACCAAGGGGATCTACGCGGAACCCGGCAATTCGGTACCGCAGAATGACTTTTACGGGGAAACGGCTGACTATGACCTAAACGGCAACATCACGGCCCTGCAGAGAAACGGCAAAAACGCCCTGGGCGCCATATCCCTGATCGATAACCTGAACTACACCTATGCCTCCGGAAACAAACTGACGTCGGTAACGGATGATTCGGGAAATTATGCGGGGTATCCGGATGTATCGGGAAATACCATTTCCTATGATGACAACGGGAATATGAAGGATCATATCGATAAAGGGATTCTGGAAATAAGATACAACCTGCTGGACCTGCCTGCTTATGTAAAGTTTGATAAGTCATTTGTGCCGAGAGTTAATTTTGGCAATGCCAGTTATAATGTAAATACCCAATACCTTTACCGTGCAGACGGCATAAAGTTGAAAAAAACATATACCTACGGCAACGGAAAAACTAATGCTGAAGTTAATACGGTAACGGAGTACCTGGATGGATTTCAATATGAGGCGACCACCACGACGGGAAAACTGGCCATGATCTTAAAATTTGTCCCTACCCCCGAAGGGTATTACGATTTTGAAAAAAATAGGTATATTTACAGCTACACAGACCATTTGGGAAATGTACGCCTGAGCTATTTTAAAAATGCCGGTGGCAGCGCAGAAGTTCTTGAAGAAAACAATTTTTACCCGTTTGGGCTGAAGCACGAAGGCTATAACCAGACGGCAGGCAACCCTTCTTACAACTACCAGTATAACGGAAAAGAATTACAGAAGGAAACGGGCTGGAGCGATTATGGAGCCAGGATGTATATGGCCGATATCGGAAGATGGGGCGTTGTCGATCCGTTAGCCGAAACCAGCAGAAGGTTTACTCCGTATAATTATGCCTATGATAATCCGATAAGTTTTATCGATCGCGGATGGGAGGAAAGCGATGGCAGCAAATGA
- a CDS encoding T9SS type A sorting domain-containing protein, which produces MSALTMCMVLGVSAQEVVWQKDIRSSTQDFLSQVTTSLDNQYLITGSSIRPSTASRASGAATPTESSSKQNNGYDFHLVKLNSRGEEVWEKYFSGKNHDFLSAIVNTQEGGFLLAGTSYSGKGLDKKDESKGGSDFWLIRINEFGDELWQKTIGSASDEEARAVIQTTDFRFFVAGNVNFGSGQLTDKGYGSKDVLVVKLDKNGKEISQLILGGKGLDEVEKMIPTIDGGALLGIYSRSGAVAGSSKAISHQPKTTSNYGEGDYWIVKLNKDGKVEWEKNFGGKGDDHLRTLAMTSTGYLIGGESRSERSGNKTVGVEEGTDLWLISINMRGEEVWQKSYNFKNRDVLMGMSVLHASDDKNTKGILLGGYTQAEGKIETDDEKFWMLYLDQNGSEQWRKHVKGESSKREERLSDIKLNRDGSIILAGTSAEELGKENWKIVKLGDKQIDQLIEKQDIKIYPNPVSDYAYVELGFEGLREEAFGAEITVYDMGGRQLQSIKTKNKVTKINTQPLVQGAYLVSVKTDAGKTASAKLIKK; this is translated from the coding sequence ATGAGTGCACTCACAATGTGCATGGTTCTGGGCGTTTCGGCCCAGGAAGTGGTCTGGCAGAAAGACATCCGATCCTCTACACAGGATTTCCTTTCACAAGTGACTACAAGTCTCGATAATCAGTATTTAATAACCGGAAGTTCGATCCGGCCTTCGACCGCTTCGAGAGCCTCAGGGGCCGCTACACCTACGGAAAGCAGCTCAAAACAAAACAATGGTTACGATTTTCACCTGGTAAAATTAAATTCTCGGGGAGAAGAAGTCTGGGAAAAATATTTCTCCGGGAAAAACCATGATTTTTTATCCGCTATCGTTAATACCCAAGAGGGCGGATTTTTGCTGGCCGGAACTTCCTACAGCGGAAAAGGCCTGGATAAGAAGGACGAATCGAAAGGTGGAAGTGATTTTTGGCTAATCCGGATCAATGAATTCGGTGATGAATTATGGCAGAAAACCATCGGCAGTGCCTCGGATGAAGAAGCCAGGGCGGTAATCCAGACGACGGATTTCAGATTTTTTGTAGCCGGGAATGTTAACTTCGGCTCCGGTCAGTTAACGGATAAGGGTTACGGTTCCAAAGATGTGCTGGTCGTGAAACTGGATAAAAACGGAAAAGAAATCTCCCAGCTTATTTTAGGCGGAAAAGGACTTGATGAAGTGGAGAAAATGATTCCTACTATTGACGGCGGAGCCTTATTAGGGATCTACTCAAGAAGCGGAGCGGTGGCTGGAAGTAGCAAAGCCATCAGCCATCAGCCAAAAACCACCTCCAATTACGGTGAAGGCGACTACTGGATCGTTAAGCTTAATAAAGACGGGAAAGTAGAATGGGAAAAGAACTTTGGCGGAAAAGGTGACGATCATTTGAGAACCCTTGCGATGACTTCCACGGGCTATCTGATCGGTGGGGAATCCAGATCGGAAAGATCCGGGAATAAAACCGTAGGTGTTGAAGAAGGAACTGACCTATGGTTAATCTCCATAAACATGAGAGGTGAAGAGGTCTGGCAGAAGTCCTACAATTTCAAGAACCGCGATGTGCTGATGGGCATGAGTGTTCTGCATGCTTCCGATGATAAAAATACGAAAGGGATTTTACTGGGCGGCTACACCCAGGCAGAAGGAAAGATTGAAACGGATGATGAAAAGTTCTGGATGCTGTACCTGGATCAGAACGGCAGTGAGCAGTGGCGAAAGCATGTCAAAGGCGAATCCAGCAAAAGAGAAGAACGGCTTTCGGATATTAAGCTGAACCGTGACGGTTCGATCATTTTGGCCGGAACCAGCGCCGAGGAACTTGGCAAAGAGAACTGGAAGATCGTGAAGCTGGGCGATAAGCAAATTGACCAATTGATCGAGAAGCAGGATATTAAGATTTACCCGAATCCGGTGAGTGATTATGCATATGTGGAGCTTGGGTTTGAGGGTCTGAGAGAAGAAGCGTTCGGAGCGGAGATCACCGTCTATGATATGGGTGGAAGACAGCTTCAGAGCATTAAAACAAAAAACAAAGTAACCAAGATTAATACGCAGCCGCTGGTTCAGGGGGCTTACCTGGTATCGGTGAAAACGGATGCAGGGAAAACGGCGAGCGCGAAACTTATAAAGAAATAA
- a CDS encoding RHS repeat domain-containing protein, whose amino-acid sequence MNAAQKFLKKTIFYPFGLKHEGYNQTAGNPSYNYQYNGKELQKETGWSDYGARMYMADIGRWGVVDPLAETSRRFTPYNYAYDNPISFIDPDGRKAMAANDLGLPIATGGVLENIMGGRAWQFGGIDEFAELKKYAAEQEKKSGGGSATLVNIIINFIRGDEKNLGNFVNSDFENNGWHVIDASSLADALMKLTKYLGNDQADNIYINAHGYFSKRYLFDEEGKLIPDSKSDTGYKMTWDTGFHTDKDRILGTDLQQYISDKSKLLSDKLSGIESFIGIANYVKSGKNLIMGSCFSANDELFGTGLSSIVKSRDIFANRDFSSLWPDSKGNIKFQDFTGFNQTSKNQYEYGWVWYRNGSAIQTNFNIIMTKYGVKTIK is encoded by the coding sequence GTGAATGCAGCGCAGAAGTTCTTGAAGAAAACAATTTTTTACCCGTTTGGGCTGAAGCACGAAGGCTACAACCAAACGGCAGGCAACCCTTCTTACAACTACCAGTATAACGGTAAAGAATTACAGAAGGAAACGGGCTGGAGCGATTATGGAGCCAGGATGTATATGGCCGATATCGGAAGATGGGGCGTTGTTGATCCGTTAGCCGAAACCAGCAGAAGGTTTACTCCGTATAATTATGCCTATGATAATCCGATAAGTTTTATCGATCCGGATGGGAGGAAAGCGATGGCAGCAAATGATTTAGGACTTCCGATAGCTACAGGGGGTGTCTTGGAAAATATCATGGGTGGCCGCGCATGGCAGTTTGGAGGAATTGATGAATTTGCTGAATTAAAAAAATATGCTGCAGAACAAGAAAAAAAAAGCGGTGGAGGAAGTGCAACATTGGTAAATATCATTATTAATTTTATAAGAGGCGATGAAAAGAATCTTGGAAATTTTGTAAATAGCGATTTTGAAAATAACGGATGGCATGTTATTGATGCGTCAAGCCTTGCCGATGCTTTAATGAAATTAACGAAATATTTAGGGAATGACCAGGCTGATAATATTTATATTAATGCTCATGGTTACTTTAGTAAGCGATATTTATTTGATGAAGAAGGAAAATTAATTCCAGATTCTAAATCAGACACCGGATATAAAATGACATGGGATACTGGTTTTCATACAGATAAAGACAGAATTCTAGGAACTGATCTTCAGCAATATATTTCAGATAAAAGTAAATTGTTGTCCGATAAGCTAAGCGGTATAGAAAGTTTTATTGGTATTGCTAATTATGTCAAAAGTGGTAAAAATCTAATTATGGGAAGTTGTTTTTCTGCAAATGATGAACTTTTCGGGACAGGTCTTTCTTCCATAGTAAAATCGAGAGATATTTTCGCAAATCGTGATTTTTCAAGTTTATGGCCTGATAGTAAAGGAAATATTAAATTTCAAGATTTTACTGGCTTTAATCAGACTTCTAAAAACCAATATGAATATGGTTGGGTATGGTATAGGAATGGTTCAGCTATTCAAACAAACTTTAATATTATAATGACAAAATATGGAGTTAAAACAATTAAATAA
- a CDS encoding AraC family transcriptional regulator, whose product MEQRPIQRIKTISEFHRLRGFPPPEHPLISIVDYSKIVHSEDIGETSWVLDFYQISMKRGMMTKFRYGQQDYDFDEGIMFFMAPQQVFRIEAEKNPNTERSGWMLMIHPDFLWNTPLANMISRYAFFDYSVNEALFLSEKEKEMLNAIVRTIEQEYRSLIDAFSKQIIVSQIETLLHYSERFYHRQFITREKSNHEIVGRLDAQLSAYFNSYDLISKGLPSVKSVAEELNVSPKYLSGLLKVLTGQSTQQHIHDKLIEKAKEKLSTTSLSISEIAYQLGFEHSQSFSKLFKSKTKQSPVEFRQGFN is encoded by the coding sequence ATGGAACAGCGACCCATCCAGAGAATAAAAACCATCAGCGAATTCCACCGGTTGCGTGGGTTTCCGCCGCCGGAACATCCGCTGATCAGCATTGTGGATTACTCAAAGATTGTGCATTCCGAAGACATCGGCGAAACCAGCTGGGTGCTGGATTTTTACCAGATCAGCATGAAAAGGGGAATGATGACGAAATTCAGGTACGGCCAGCAGGATTATGATTTTGATGAAGGCATCATGTTTTTCATGGCACCCCAGCAGGTCTTCCGGATTGAGGCGGAGAAAAATCCCAATACCGAACGCTCCGGCTGGATGCTGATGATCCATCCCGATTTCCTGTGGAATACGCCATTGGCGAACATGATCAGCCGGTATGCATTTTTTGATTATTCGGTGAACGAGGCCCTCTTCCTTTCCGAAAAGGAAAAAGAAATGCTGAACGCCATTGTCCGCACGATTGAGCAGGAGTACCGTTCTTTGATCGACGCGTTCAGCAAGCAGATTATTGTTTCACAGATCGAGACGCTACTTCATTATTCGGAGCGGTTTTACCACCGCCAGTTCATTACCCGGGAAAAGTCCAACCATGAAATCGTGGGCCGCCTGGATGCACAACTTTCGGCGTATTTTAACAGCTACGACCTGATCTCCAAAGGGCTGCCGTCGGTAAAATCCGTTGCGGAAGAACTGAACGTTTCCCCGAAATATTTAAGCGGCCTGCTGAAAGTCCTCACCGGGCAAAGCACCCAGCAGCACATCCACGACAAGCTCATCGAAAAAGCTAAGGAAAAACTTTCCACCACCAGCCTTTCCATCAGCGAAATTGCTTACCAGCTCGGCTTCGAACATTCCCAGTCCTTCAGCAAGCTCTTCAAAAGCAAAACCAAGCAGTCGCCGGTGGAGTTCCGGCAGGGGTTTAATTAG